In the genome of Dyadobacter fermentans DSM 18053, the window ATCGTCGCATTGATCAACTTTGAAAAGGAACAGACGGTGACAGCGGAAACAGGCCAATTGGAGCCGGTAGAAGCATAATGCCGCCCGCAGGCTAATTGAACGGGAATGAATGAAAAAGTATCGAGAGAGATCGTCCCGACGTCAGTTGATTCAAATCATCAGAAACGGAGAAAAATCCGATCCCGATAGAGCCACCAAGGCCCGCAGATTGAAATCAATGGAAATGGATTCAGGATCATTCGCAAAAGAATGCCACAGCGTGGCAGCCCGTTTATAGCAACGAGAAATACCAAAGCGTCGCCAGACTCCGGAGGAGTCGCCTGACGAAAGGCTATTAAACCGCCAGGGTGGCCCCGCCCAGGTGGCCCCGCCCAGGTGGCCCCGCCTAGGTGGCCCCGCCTAGGTGGCCCCGCCTAGGTGGCCCCGCCGGGGCCGAAACGATTGCGAAGAAATGGATTTTGCTATAAACAGGATGGCCCTCCGGGCCAAAAACGATTGCCAAAAAATGATTTGCTATAAACAGGATGCCCCTCCGGGCCGCCGCCCCATTCACTCATTCAACATTCACTCATCGCACCGGCGACCCGGTCACTCATTAAAATGAAGCCATCCCCAACATCCTATAAATCGACCTGCTGTTACTGCGGCGTGGGCTGCGGGGTCGTGGTGACGAAAGAAAGTAACGGCCAGCTCAGCCTGGAAGGCGATAAGGAGCATCCGTCGAACAAAGGAATGCTGTGTTCCAAAGGCATGAACCTGCATTACACGGTGATGGACCAGTCGGACCGGCTGCTGTATCCGCAGGTGCGGCTCAACCGCTCGATGCCTTTGCAGCGCGCGACCTGGGACGAGGCGCTGGAACGCACAGCGGCTGTTTTTAAGACATTAATCAAAAAATTCGGGCCCGATTCGGTGGCATTTTATGTCTCCGGGCAATGCCTCACCGAGGAGTATTACCTGGTCAACAAGCTGATCAAGGGCTTCATCGGGTCCAACAATATCGACACCAACTCCCGCCTGTGTATGAGCTCGGCGGTGGTGGGTTACAAGCTGTCACTGGGCGAGGATAGCGTTCCCGTTTGCTACGACGACATCGAAGCGGCCGATGTCATGTATGTAACCGGCGCTAACCCGGCCTGGTGCCATCCCATTATCTGGCGGCGCGTGGAAGCGCATAAAACGGCGAATCCGGCTACCAAAATTATCTGCGTGGACCCGCGTGTAACCGACACCGCCCGCTCGGCCGACCTGCATTTGCAGATCCGCCCGGGCACCGACATTGTCCTCAACAACGCGATCGGTCGTTTGCTGATCGAAAATGATTACCTCGATGAGCGGTTTATTGCAGACCACACCGATGGTTTCGAATTATTCCGGCTACAAGTAATGCAGCGCACTTTGGCGGAAGCGGCCGACATTTGTGGTGTCCCTTCCGCCGACATTGCCTTAGCCGCCGAATGGATCGGCCGTTCGAAAGGCTTTCTCTCCTTTTGGACCATGGGATTGAACCAATCGGTAATCGGGGTAAACAAAAACCTTTCGCTCATCAACCTGCATTTGATTACCGGTAAAATCGGCAAACCGGGTAATGGGCCGTTCTCGTTGACCGGCCAGCCGAATGCCATGGGCGGTCGGGAAACGGGTGGCCTTGCCAACATTCTCCCGGGCCACCGCGAGGTGGTGAATGCCGCCCACCGCGAGGAAATGGAACAATTCTGGAACACGCCCGTCCGCATTGCCGACAAGCCCGGCCTTACCGCTACCGAAATGTTCGAAGCATTGGCCGATGACAAACTGAAAGCGATCTGGATCATCAACACCAACCCGCTGGTGAGCATGCCCGACATGAATGCCGTGGAAAGCGCATTGAAAAAATCGCGTTTTGTGGTGGTGCAGGACGTTTCTAACCGCGCCGACACCGTGCATTTCGCCGACGTGGTACTGCCCGCGGCGGCCTGGCTGGAAAAAGACGGCAGCATGACCAACGCCGAACGCCGCATTACCTATCTTCCCAAAGTGCTCGACGCGCCGGGAGAAGCCCTGCCCGATTCGGAAATCCTCTGGCGTTTTGCCCAGAAAATGGGCTTTGAAAAAGCATTTAATTACAAAACCAATGCCGATGTGTATGCTGAATATGTGAAGGTTACCAAAGGAACGACCATTGACGTAACCGGCGTAAGCCATCAATTACTGAAAGAAAAACGCAGCGTCCAATGGCCGCTTTCGTCGCTGGATGCCGAGCGTTCCGCAGAAGTGCGCCAGCCTGGCACCAAACGCCTTTTTACCGACCATCAGTTTTATACCAAAAATAAAAGAGCGCAAATCCATGCCGTACCGGATGAAAACACATCCGAACCGACGGATAACCAGTTCCCATTGGTTTTAACGAGTGGAAGAATCCGCGACCAGTGGCATACCATGACCAAAACGGGCCGTGTCGCGAAATTGAACAAGCATATTCCCCAGCCTTTCCTGCAAATTCACCCCGTCGACGCGCAGGAACGCGGCATTCAGGAAGGCAGTCTGGTGACGGTGAGCAGCCGTCGCGGGGAAGTGCGTGTGAAGGCGCAGATTACCACGGATGTCCGCAAAGGGCTGTGCTTTTTGCCCATGCATTGGGGAAAAATATTGGGTAGCAACCTCGTGCGCGCCAACAACCTCACTAGCCCGCTGGTTGACCCGAAATCCAAAGAACCGGATTTCAAGTTTTCGGCTGTGCAGGTAGCATTGTATCAAAAACCAGTTGAAAAAATCATCATTATCGGCGCAGGATCGGCTGGTTTGGGCTTTATCAATGCCTACCGCCAGCTCAATGCGAACGATGAGATCCATGTTTTTTCCAAAGAAATATATCCGTTTTATAACCGGGTAATGCTGCCCGATTACATCAGCGGCTCGCAAACCTGGGAACAGCTCGTGAAGCTGCGCGAGGACCAGTTTGCCGAAAACCGCATTACCGTGCATAAGGGCGTAAGTATCATGCACATCGACCGGAAACACAAAACCGTGATCGATAGCAACGGATTTGAACACCATTACGACAAGCTGATCCTCGGCATGGGCAGCAAGGCGTTCATGCCGAAAGGCGTGCCCAACCTGCCCGGCATTTTCAATATGCGCTCGCGGCTCGATGCGGACTCGTTGCTGCCGTTTTTGAAACAGCCCGACCCGCACGCGGTGATCGTCGGCGGGGGAATTCTGGGGCTGGAATTAGCGGCATCATTCCGCGAAATGGACGTAAAAGTGACCGTGATCCAGCGCAGCGGCCGTTTTATGGAGCGCCAGCTTGACCCGCTCGCGAGCGAACTGCTTTACCAGGAGCTGCTCGACCGGGGAATCGAATGTTATTTCAATGATGAGGTGGCTACCTTCTCGGGTTCGGACACCGTGGAAGGGATCAGGCTGAAATCGGGACGGAAGATTGATTGTCAGGTGGTTGTACTGGCTATCGGCACCGTCCCGACCATCGACCTCGCCAGAAACACCGGCCTTGAATGCAAGCGCGGCGTGGTAGTGAACGATTACATGCAAACTTCCGACCCGGATGTTTACTCG includes:
- a CDS encoding nitrate reductase is translated as MKPSPTSYKSTCCYCGVGCGVVVTKESNGQLSLEGDKEHPSNKGMLCSKGMNLHYTVMDQSDRLLYPQVRLNRSMPLQRATWDEALERTAAVFKTLIKKFGPDSVAFYVSGQCLTEEYYLVNKLIKGFIGSNNIDTNSRLCMSSAVVGYKLSLGEDSVPVCYDDIEAADVMYVTGANPAWCHPIIWRRVEAHKTANPATKIICVDPRVTDTARSADLHLQIRPGTDIVLNNAIGRLLIENDYLDERFIADHTDGFELFRLQVMQRTLAEAADICGVPSADIALAAEWIGRSKGFLSFWTMGLNQSVIGVNKNLSLINLHLITGKIGKPGNGPFSLTGQPNAMGGRETGGLANILPGHREVVNAAHREEMEQFWNTPVRIADKPGLTATEMFEALADDKLKAIWIINTNPLVSMPDMNAVESALKKSRFVVVQDVSNRADTVHFADVVLPAAAWLEKDGSMTNAERRITYLPKVLDAPGEALPDSEILWRFAQKMGFEKAFNYKTNADVYAEYVKVTKGTTIDVTGVSHQLLKEKRSVQWPLSSLDAERSAEVRQPGTKRLFTDHQFYTKNKRAQIHAVPDENTSEPTDNQFPLVLTSGRIRDQWHTMTKTGRVAKLNKHIPQPFLQIHPVDAQERGIQEGSLVTVSSRRGEVRVKAQITTDVRKGLCFLPMHWGKILGSNLVRANNLTSPLVDPKSKEPDFKFSAVQVALYQKPVEKIIIIGAGSAGLGFINAYRQLNANDEIHVFSKEIYPFYNRVMLPDYISGSQTWEQLVKLREDQFAENRITVHKGVSIMHIDRKHKTVIDSNGFEHHYDKLILGMGSKAFMPKGVPNLPGIFNMRSRLDADSLLPFLKQPDPHAVIVGGGILGLELAASFREMDVKVTVIQRSGRFMERQLDPLASELLYQELLDRGIECYFNDEVATFSGSDTVEGIRLKSGRKIDCQVVVLAIGTVPTIDLARNTGLECKRGVVVNDYMQTSDPDVYSAGEIAEWNGQMWGITLAAEQQAEVIANYLAGDISQPYKGSTSMNILKMDGLHLCSIGMTDAPANDPAYEQIVFIDKSKRYYKKCIVHRDKLVGAILIGDKNEFLEFRDLISGGVELSEKRLQLLRASQKAEPMMGKLVCSCNNVGQGNLENAIAGGCGDFQKLCQTTGAGTGCGSCRPEVRSILEKALENSLVAL